One region of Pseudodesulfovibrio sp. S3 genomic DNA includes:
- a CDS encoding radical SAM protein has protein sequence MKNVAQPHEWLTDSGLTDNGRQARKSYGKFVSGLTDLLKPIYRTSRVLHLLQSHHYDTAMGAYALPPHTINFCINTSCNLKCQYCDLNHSREEWDGSVAKLRDNLIEPNKRFELPLDVCKKVIDQVAWFKPTIRIPWVEPLLYKDIMPFIEYTKSKDLPFSMLTNGLLLPKFAKRLAEAGIDALRVSLDGPREVHDKMCGVKGTFSKVIEGLKILVEERKKLGIDIQIGCYYTVTDDNDHCLVDFLEELEKEGLLGEIFVGFFMFNYISKNLAELHNKNHADICGYRAAETSSQFADISKLDVQGLVEQRKEIEKRFQGKTRINFRPFFSERNLNYCVSDEYESFPESRCDVHWHTLYINPQGEVKSFPQCFLGQVGNVQEYSVMDIWNCEAMRDQRLKLRDHRLYDGCKRCYCIYSNLEDVQDSWVDTSKK, from the coding sequence ATGAAAAATGTAGCGCAACCTCATGAATGGTTAACGGACAGTGGATTGACCGATAACGGTCGTCAGGCGCGTAAATCCTACGGGAAATTTGTTTCCGGGTTAACAGATCTGCTCAAGCCCATATACCGCACTAGTCGGGTGTTGCACCTGTTGCAGTCACACCACTATGACACTGCCATGGGTGCCTATGCGTTGCCACCGCATACAATCAATTTTTGTATCAATACCAGTTGCAACCTGAAATGCCAGTACTGTGACCTCAACCATAGTCGGGAGGAGTGGGACGGCAGCGTGGCAAAACTCAGGGACAACCTTATCGAACCCAACAAACGGTTCGAACTACCTCTGGACGTCTGCAAGAAGGTCATTGACCAGGTGGCTTGGTTCAAACCTACCATCAGGATTCCTTGGGTAGAACCCCTGTTGTACAAGGATATCATGCCGTTCATCGAGTATACAAAATCTAAGGACTTACCTTTCTCCATGTTGACGAACGGCCTGCTCTTGCCCAAATTTGCCAAGCGGCTGGCCGAGGCGGGAATCGATGCCCTGCGCGTCTCACTGGACGGTCCTCGCGAAGTTCACGATAAGATGTGCGGCGTAAAGGGAACTTTTTCCAAGGTCATAGAAGGTCTCAAGATTCTCGTGGAAGAACGGAAGAAGCTCGGAATAGATATACAAATCGGTTGTTATTACACGGTGACAGACGATAATGACCATTGCCTTGTGGACTTTCTGGAAGAACTCGAGAAGGAGGGACTGCTTGGTGAGATCTTTGTAGGTTTCTTTATGTTCAATTATATCTCTAAAAATCTCGCAGAGTTGCACAACAAGAATCACGCAGATATTTGTGGATACCGTGCAGCGGAAACCAGTTCACAGTTTGCTGATATTTCCAAGTTGGATGTCCAAGGGCTTGTAGAGCAGCGCAAAGAGATTGAAAAGCGGTTCCAAGGTAAAACAAGGATCAATTTTAGGCCGTTCTTTTCGGAAAGAAACTTGAATTATTGTGTTTCTGACGAGTACGAGAGTTTCCCCGAAAGTCGTTGTGATGTGCATTGGCATACCCTTTATATCAATCCCCAAGGCGAGGTGAAGAGCTTCCCGCAGTGCTTCCTCGGCCAGGTCGGGAATGTCCAGGAATATTCCGTCATGGATATTTGGAACTGCGAAGCTATGCGGGATCAGCGCTTGAAACTCCGTGACCACCGTCTTTATGACGGTTGTAAACGTTGCTATTGCATTTATTCCAACCTTGAAGATGTTCAGGACAGCTGGGTTGACACCAGCAAGAAATAA
- a CDS encoding YfcE family phosphodiesterase: MRIGIISDAHGNAPGLALALSFLERQEVGQIIFLGDAVGYMEQADEVCGMLERSRAICLMGNHEGMTCGRLPVPDGVDDLLRLPPSWESLPGVWRQQVEDNGPRLELDLEGCRLLCVHGSPEKPFTRYVNSEAAGQLDFEADVLLMGHTHRPFVVRNRGRLIVNPGSCGLPRDRGDLLSLAVVDLDGMDAQVYRLPFQPPAFLVKGMHPRAAALFERKEPDVFGHIWSSGI; this comes from the coding sequence GTGCGCATAGGAATTATCAGCGACGCCCATGGCAACGCGCCTGGCCTGGCCCTGGCCCTCTCCTTCCTGGAGAGACAGGAAGTTGGGCAGATCATTTTTCTGGGTGATGCCGTGGGCTACATGGAACAGGCCGACGAGGTCTGCGGCATGCTTGAGCGGTCCCGGGCGATCTGTCTCATGGGCAACCACGAGGGTATGACCTGCGGCAGGCTGCCTGTTCCCGATGGCGTGGATGACCTGTTGCGCCTGCCCCCCAGCTGGGAATCGTTGCCCGGCGTTTGGCGGCAACAGGTGGAAGACAACGGCCCCCGGCTTGAACTGGACCTTGAGGGTTGTCGGCTGTTGTGCGTTCACGGCTCGCCTGAAAAACCGTTCACTCGCTACGTGAACAGTGAGGCGGCCGGACAACTGGATTTTGAGGCGGACGTGTTGCTCATGGGGCACACCCACCGACCGTTCGTGGTCCGCAACAGGGGGAGGCTCATCGTCAACCCCGGCTCCTGCGGCCTGCCCCGTGACCGGGGCGACCTGCTATCCCTGGCCGTGGTCGATCTTGATGGGATGGACGCACAGGTGTACCGGCTGCCGTTTCAGCCTCCGGCGTTCCTGGTCAAGGGAATGCACCCAAGGGCGGCAGCTCTTTTTGAACGAAAGGAACCGGATGTCTTCGGACACATATGGAGTTCTGGCATATGA
- a CDS encoding ATP-grasp domain-containing protein — protein MNKHKGPCVLVTGTGGGGLGEQLVKALRLADVKYHLVATDVTEQSAGISRGDAWEILPPASAPGYFDALMSVCVKHNVEVLLPGSEAEMKVLSERRDDVAGQGLFMPMNSRTMISLCSDKVQFFEKMNALGIEIPWFRSIRKVKEVESLPSYPAVFKPSVGSGGSANTFIVQSPDEGRMIASYLCTLYPEFIAQEYVGQPDSEYTVGVLSDLDGQIINSIAVKRNTLSALSCRFKAANRTGRKDLGDMLVISSGISQGEIGPFPEVTGPCEAIAQKLGSIGPCNIQLRLMDGKIYLFEINPRFSGTTSLRAMVGFNEPDLLIRRHLLREEIEPRFDYDSGVIMRRLEETIVTGKKGVSA, from the coding sequence ATGAACAAGCATAAGGGACCCTGTGTCCTGGTGACAGGGACCGGGGGTGGCGGCCTGGGCGAACAGCTGGTCAAGGCGCTTCGTCTGGCGGACGTGAAATACCATCTTGTTGCCACCGATGTGACCGAGCAGAGCGCCGGAATATCCCGCGGTGATGCATGGGAGATACTTCCCCCGGCATCGGCTCCGGGCTATTTTGATGCGCTCATGTCCGTGTGCGTCAAACACAATGTCGAGGTCCTCCTGCCCGGTTCCGAAGCGGAGATGAAGGTGTTGAGCGAACGTCGGGACGATGTCGCCGGTCAGGGTCTCTTCATGCCAATGAACTCCCGTACGATGATTTCTCTTTGCTCTGACAAGGTTCAGTTTTTTGAAAAGATGAATGCGCTGGGAATTGAGATTCCGTGGTTTCGGAGTATCCGCAAAGTGAAGGAAGTGGAGTCTCTCCCATCGTATCCGGCCGTGTTTAAGCCTTCTGTAGGGTCTGGGGGGTCGGCCAACACCTTCATCGTGCAAAGCCCGGATGAAGGGCGCATGATTGCCAGCTATCTCTGCACGTTGTATCCTGAGTTCATTGCCCAGGAGTATGTCGGCCAGCCGGATTCAGAGTACACGGTAGGCGTTCTGTCTGACTTGGACGGCCAGATCATTAATTCCATTGCCGTCAAACGAAACACTCTTTCGGCATTAAGTTGCCGGTTCAAGGCTGCCAACAGGACGGGCAGGAAGGATTTGGGCGACATGCTGGTCATCAGCAGCGGTATTTCGCAAGGGGAGATTGGACCGTTCCCGGAAGTGACCGGGCCCTGCGAAGCCATTGCGCAGAAGTTGGGGTCCATAGGACCATGCAATATCCAATTGCGACTGATGGATGGGAAAATATATCTTTTTGAAATCAATCCCAGGTTTTCAGGGACAACCTCTCTGCGGGCCATGGTGGGGTTCAATGAGCCGGACCTCCTTATCCGGCGTCATTTGTTGCGAGAAGAGATTGAACCAAGGTTTGATTATGACAGCGGTGTGATTATGCGGAGATTGGAAGAAACAATTGTCACAGGGAAGAAAGGTGTGTCGGCCTAA
- a CDS encoding sulfotransferase produces MKETCHFAGVSVPKTTVGSVFIGGTGRSGTSLLRRALNSNPDVASVPGETKCINDERFRLAPHWFHGLPSGSREQGVKDLKRLWRERFYCYVHPHKASLKDNQLRGFCLWLDREAMEAELSRLDELVRATSLHEVEAIWGGLYAALFRHRSQAQGKSHWVEKTPRNSFFAEYLYSIIPDMRLINMVRDGRDVALSMQNVAWGEKDYVKALDWWAEEMRETMRVVDSLPESAVLTVRYEDLVTEPNAVMAGIADFIGATPSHDLDIFASSVGRWKDEMPTEAQEHAVTRHGELLERLGYVATVSAHRIVAPTSVPRIDFDMKKRNDGTRYMTDLVLPLHAVLKCVTMREVGQGGEPCFFLRHDVDDDMDAALQMALLEKGHGIRASYFLLPPSPTQGKTNYYGTIDENGLRPNQTVIDQARQLIEWGHEVGLHNNIAELAVYLKRTVAEVLAEQVEFFASHGIKLVGSAAHGGPFFHENGFVSFEIFAEAGVKPGFERGRTIEVDGQVLKLHTLSQADYGFAFEAYSLPYEIGLNDSNGMWGGKLVRHSPHPELNELKGERYLSAFREMVATAHPKSGVQTLQVLVHPEHWGIC; encoded by the coding sequence ATGAAAGAAACGTGCCATTTCGCTGGTGTATCAGTCCCGAAGACGACCGTCGGCTCTGTTTTTATCGGCGGAACCGGGCGGTCGGGCACCAGCTTGCTGCGCCGGGCGCTCAATTCCAATCCGGACGTCGCCTCGGTTCCCGGCGAAACCAAATGCATCAATGACGAGCGATTCAGGCTCGCTCCCCACTGGTTCCATGGCCTGCCTTCCGGCAGTCGCGAACAGGGTGTGAAGGATCTGAAGCGGTTGTGGCGGGAACGTTTTTATTGTTACGTCCATCCGCACAAGGCCTCACTCAAGGACAACCAGTTACGTGGGTTCTGCCTGTGGTTGGACCGGGAGGCCATGGAGGCCGAACTGTCGCGCCTAGACGAACTGGTCCGTGCAACTTCTCTCCACGAGGTCGAGGCTATTTGGGGAGGCCTGTACGCGGCCCTTTTTAGACACCGCTCACAGGCCCAGGGAAAGTCCCATTGGGTGGAGAAGACCCCCAGGAACAGCTTTTTCGCCGAATACCTGTATTCGATCATCCCAGACATGAGGCTGATCAATATGGTCCGTGACGGGCGGGACGTGGCCCTGTCCATGCAGAATGTGGCCTGGGGTGAGAAGGACTACGTCAAGGCCCTGGATTGGTGGGCCGAGGAAATGAGGGAGACCATGCGGGTGGTGGACAGCCTGCCGGAAAGTGCCGTGCTCACGGTGCGCTATGAGGATCTGGTCACCGAGCCGAATGCTGTCATGGCCGGGATCGCGGATTTCATCGGGGCCACCCCATCCCATGATCTGGATATTTTCGCCAGTTCTGTCGGCCGCTGGAAGGACGAAATGCCGACCGAGGCCCAAGAACACGCCGTGACCCGTCATGGGGAGTTGCTCGAACGGCTCGGCTATGTGGCAACCGTGAGCGCTCACCGTATCGTTGCACCGACCTCGGTCCCAAGAATTGACTTTGACATGAAGAAGCGAAACGACGGCACCCGCTACATGACCGATCTGGTGCTGCCGCTGCATGCGGTCCTGAAATGCGTGACCATGCGAGAGGTGGGACAGGGCGGTGAACCGTGCTTTTTCCTGCGGCACGACGTGGACGACGACATGGACGCGGCCCTGCAGATGGCCCTGCTGGAAAAAGGGCATGGCATCCGGGCAAGCTATTTCTTGCTGCCGCCCAGCCCGACCCAGGGCAAGACCAACTATTACGGAACCATCGATGAAAACGGACTGCGTCCGAACCAAACGGTCATTGACCAGGCCCGGCAGCTCATCGAATGGGGCCACGAGGTCGGGCTGCACAACAATATTGCCGAATTGGCCGTGTACCTGAAACGCACCGTGGCCGAGGTCCTTGCGGAGCAGGTGGAATTCTTCGCAAGTCACGGGATCAAGCTGGTCGGTTCGGCCGCACACGGCGGGCCGTTCTTTCATGAAAACGGGTTTGTCAGTTTTGAAATATTTGCAGAGGCGGGCGTTAAGCCCGGCTTTGAACGCGGCAGGACCATCGAAGTGGACGGGCAGGTTCTGAAGCTCCACACACTCTCTCAGGCGGATTACGGATTTGCCTTTGAGGCGTATAGCTTGCCGTATGAAATAGGTCTGAACGACTCCAACGGAATGTGGGGCGGAAAACTCGTCCGCCATTCCCCGCACCCCGAACTGAATGAACTCAAGGGTGAGCGGTATCTGTCCGCTTTCCGCGAAATGGTGGCAACGGCGCATCCGAAAAGCGGTGTGCAAACGCTTCAGGTGCTGGTGCATCCCGAACACTGGGGCATCTGCTGA